Proteins encoded in a region of the Nocardia asteroides genome:
- a CDS encoding FAD-dependent monooxygenase has protein sequence MKRRDPAHDITVIDRDPPGSTYGWGVVYWDDLLDILYRNDPDSAQAVRAGSVVWREQAIHVRDNQTAHFGGYGFSMGRAALLDVLSRRASDLGVDVQHGREVHDLSGFDDTDLIVASDGANSRVRQLGDHRFGTSVTFGENRYLWLGTDKVFTRFTFAFEHTAAGWIWFHAYPSVAEKISTCIVECQPQTWHGLGFDSLDNLENLRVLENIFTRLLDGHSLLSKTRGEFARWSRFSEVTNKTWYHDNVVLLGDAAHTTHFTIGSGTRLAIIDAVVLAQNLYEHAEVADALENYDAQRRAALRPIQAAARSSMAWFEHADRYLDRSAVQFAYAMAARHGLQMPWRYQLHLLTQVSAVRKIRRGIDSGQRWWRAARRGELAMAQPPGVPGR, from the coding sequence ATGAAACGGCGCGACCCAGCCCATGACATCACGGTGATCGACCGCGATCCCCCCGGGTCCACCTATGGCTGGGGCGTCGTGTATTGGGACGACCTGCTCGACATTCTGTATCGGAATGACCCCGACAGCGCCCAGGCGGTGCGTGCCGGGTCCGTCGTCTGGCGTGAACAGGCAATCCACGTGCGCGACAACCAGACCGCGCACTTCGGGGGCTACGGATTCAGCATGGGACGGGCGGCATTGCTCGACGTACTTTCCCGACGGGCGAGCGACCTGGGCGTCGATGTCCAGCACGGGCGAGAGGTCCACGATCTGTCCGGCTTCGACGACACCGATCTCATCGTCGCCTCCGACGGCGCGAACAGCCGGGTACGGCAGCTGGGTGATCATCGTTTCGGCACGTCGGTCACCTTCGGCGAGAACCGGTATCTCTGGCTCGGTACGGACAAGGTCTTCACCCGATTCACCTTCGCCTTCGAACACACCGCGGCCGGTTGGATCTGGTTCCATGCCTACCCGTCGGTCGCCGAAAAGATCAGCACCTGCATCGTCGAGTGCCAACCGCAGACTTGGCATGGACTGGGATTCGATTCGTTGGACAACCTGGAGAACCTGCGTGTCTTGGAGAACATATTCACGCGCCTTCTCGACGGTCACTCGTTGCTCAGCAAGACACGAGGCGAGTTCGCTAGGTGGAGCCGATTTTCCGAGGTAACCAACAAGACCTGGTATCACGACAACGTGGTGCTGCTCGGCGACGCAGCGCACACCACGCACTTCACCATCGGTTCGGGCACCCGGTTGGCGATCATCGACGCCGTCGTCCTCGCACAGAACCTGTACGAGCATGCCGAGGTAGCCGACGCGCTGGAGAACTACGATGCGCAGCGGCGCGCTGCACTGCGCCCGATACAGGCCGCCGCCCGTTCCAGCATGGCCTGGTTCGAACACGCCGACCGGTACCTCGACCGCAGCGCCGTGCAGTTCGCCTATGCGATGGCGGCTCGACACGGGCTGCAAATGCCGTGGCGATATCAGCTACACCTGCTCACGCAGGTATCCGCTGTGCGCAAGATCCGGCGTGGCATCGACTCCGGACAGCGGTGGTGGCGCGCTGCCCGACGGGGGGAACTCGCGATGGCACAGCCGCCGGGGGTGCCTGGCCGGTGA
- a CDS encoding AraC family transcriptional regulator, whose protein sequence is MGLLFETRASDSPWIASVWTCRSEQVAEMTAVATETWGLVFWEQEGTAYACVTGPESRTSTAPVPEGATFVGIQFAVGTSLRAVAAPSLLDSGIVLPEVTARTFWLDGARWETPHPDDAEALVDRLVRGGVVIHDRLVTEALRGHRPAVSDRTLERRFRAATGLTRGAVRQIARVRTAAALLSSGEADSDVVGLLGYYDEPHLARALRRYVGRTARQLRGGVGGAIALDPASANDFVDEFGHSVRVGRRLLEA, encoded by the coding sequence GTGGGATTGCTGTTCGAGACACGTGCGTCGGATTCGCCGTGGATCGCGTCGGTGTGGACCTGCCGGAGCGAGCAGGTCGCTGAGATGACCGCTGTGGCGACCGAGACCTGGGGGCTGGTCTTCTGGGAACAGGAAGGCACAGCGTACGCGTGCGTCACCGGTCCCGAGAGCCGCACCAGCACTGCCCCTGTGCCTGAAGGCGCGACCTTTGTCGGTATCCAGTTCGCGGTCGGCACGTCCCTTCGCGCGGTGGCCGCTCCTTCCCTGCTCGACAGCGGGATCGTCTTGCCCGAGGTGACCGCCCGGACCTTCTGGCTCGACGGTGCTCGCTGGGAGACGCCGCACCCGGACGATGCCGAGGCGCTCGTCGACCGACTCGTCCGAGGCGGAGTCGTAATCCACGATCGCTTGGTAACGGAGGCTCTGCGGGGCCACCGTCCAGCGGTTTCCGATCGGACGCTCGAGCGCCGCTTCCGAGCGGCGACGGGCCTCACCCGAGGCGCGGTGCGGCAAATCGCGCGCGTCCGCACCGCGGCGGCACTGCTGAGCTCAGGTGAGGCCGACAGCGATGTCGTCGGCCTGCTCGGGTATTACGACGAACCCCATCTTGCCCGCGCGCTGCGACGGTACGTCGGGCGCACGGCACGGCAGCTGCGCGGGGGCGTGGGCGGTGCGATCGCGCTCGATCCCGCTTCAGCGAACGACTTTGTAGACGAGTTTGGCCACTCCGTTCGAGTAGGTCGCCGACTCCTCGAGGCGTAG
- a CDS encoding dihydrofolate reductase family protein — MTRELVYTGFMSLDGVVDSPGGAVEGHRSGGWVMDTEFVPEAYSLKAEELAETTALMFGRRSYEAFAPMWPASEDHVAYKELPKYIVSTSLTDDALIDGWGPITILRSIEDVAELKQGDGGAIFIHGSAELARRLSDADLIDRYNLLVFPVLLGAGKSLFSTADRDKQQLRLEESATYSNGVAKLVYKVVR; from the coding sequence GTGACACGCGAACTGGTCTACACGGGCTTCATGTCGCTCGACGGAGTAGTCGACTCGCCAGGCGGCGCGGTCGAGGGACATCGCAGCGGCGGCTGGGTGATGGACACCGAGTTCGTGCCCGAGGCCTACTCGCTCAAGGCGGAGGAACTCGCCGAGACCACAGCGCTGATGTTCGGCCGACGCAGCTACGAGGCGTTCGCCCCGATGTGGCCCGCTTCGGAAGATCATGTCGCATACAAGGAACTCCCCAAGTACATCGTCTCGACCAGCCTCACCGACGACGCCCTGATCGACGGATGGGGTCCGATCACGATCCTGCGGTCGATCGAGGATGTCGCCGAACTGAAGCAGGGCGACGGCGGCGCGATCTTCATCCACGGCAGCGCCGAACTGGCCAGGCGCCTGTCGGACGCCGATCTGATCGACCGGTACAACCTGCTCGTGTTCCCGGTGCTGCTGGGGGCGGGCAAAAGCCTGTTCAGCACCGCCGACCGGGACAAGCAGCAGCTACGCCTCGAGGAGTCGGCGACCTACTCGAACGGAGTGGCCAAACTCGTCTACAAAGTCGTTCGCTGA
- a CDS encoding TetR/AcrR family transcriptional regulator has translation MVRTKDPAVRTQLIERAARMLRAREPITLRSVVAGTGLSTMAVYTYFGGMEGLWQAMRQEGFTRLAAELNAVTLTADPVRDLAALGAAYLSNALAGPDLYRVMFDADFALEDPAAADETLHCLVRAVERAKTIGRFRSDVDPQALATQSWAIGHGLVSLVATGPLPREALDYGAPMLTALFTSCGDDPDTCRRSVELGWTPSHPRNDSR, from the coding sequence GTGGTCAGAACGAAAGATCCGGCGGTCCGCACCCAGCTGATCGAGCGGGCGGCGCGCATGCTTCGAGCCCGGGAACCGATCACTCTGCGATCGGTCGTCGCGGGAACCGGTTTGTCGACCATGGCCGTCTACACCTACTTCGGGGGGATGGAGGGCCTGTGGCAGGCGATGCGCCAGGAAGGGTTCACTCGCCTGGCGGCCGAGCTCAACGCGGTCACCCTGACGGCGGACCCGGTCCGAGACCTCGCCGCCCTCGGGGCCGCGTACCTCTCCAACGCCCTTGCCGGTCCGGACCTCTACCGGGTCATGTTCGACGCCGACTTCGCACTGGAAGACCCCGCCGCCGCCGACGAAACCCTGCACTGCCTGGTGCGCGCCGTCGAACGGGCGAAAACCATCGGACGGTTCCGCTCCGACGTCGACCCCCAGGCTCTCGCTACCCAGAGTTGGGCCATCGGCCATGGACTGGTGTCCCTCGTGGCAACCGGCCCCTTACCGCGCGAAGCGCTCGATTACGGCGCACCCATGCTCACCGCTCTTTTCACCAGCTGCGGCGACGACCCCGACACCTGCCGCCGGTCAGTCGAACTCGGCTGGACCCCGAGCCACCCCCGGAATGACTCCCGCTGA
- a CDS encoding RidA family protein, whose protein sequence is MAVEMVNPDGLPKPEVYRQLSIATGSRLVFLAGQVARDATGKPVGEGDLAAQVEQAYLNVGTAMAGIGGSFDDVAKLTIYVVDWSPDKMPLLGEGVARAAAKLGVDPVKPITLLGVAALGEPDLLVEVEATAVID, encoded by the coding sequence ATGGCCGTGGAAATGGTCAACCCGGACGGATTGCCGAAACCCGAGGTGTACCGGCAGTTATCGATCGCCACCGGCTCGAGGCTGGTGTTCCTGGCCGGGCAGGTGGCCCGCGACGCTACCGGAAAGCCCGTCGGCGAGGGAGATCTGGCCGCACAGGTCGAGCAGGCCTATCTCAATGTCGGTACGGCCATGGCCGGGATCGGCGGATCGTTCGATGATGTGGCGAAACTGACCATCTATGTAGTCGACTGGTCCCCCGACAAGATGCCGTTGCTCGGCGAAGGCGTGGCCAGGGCGGCCGCGAAGTTGGGTGTCGATCCAGTCAAACCGATCACCCTGCTGGGGGTCGCTGCGCTGGGTGAGCCCGACCTGCTGGTGGAGGTCGAGGCCACCGCTGTTATCGACTGA
- a CDS encoding EF-hand domain-containing protein, which produces MDGTGMEISEFLTRKLERRFETFDFDGDGRIERSDFESSARAVAAEFGHEPDSPAAHQLLQLSLQLWGRLASVGDVDIDGSVDLAEYKQAFAEGLLVTEESFDQGYRPFLSAIMAIADGDGDGKLNAEDYARWTGALMHLPAGDAREIHRRLDTDGDGFVTTEDLLQAIHDYYFDENPEGVGSWLLGKLRG; this is translated from the coding sequence GTGGACGGGACAGGCATGGAGATCAGCGAGTTCTTGACGCGCAAGTTGGAACGGCGGTTCGAGACGTTCGATTTCGACGGAGACGGCCGGATCGAGCGCAGCGATTTCGAGAGTTCGGCGCGCGCGGTGGCCGCGGAGTTCGGCCACGAACCGGATTCGCCTGCCGCGCACCAGTTGCTGCAACTGAGCTTGCAGCTGTGGGGCCGCCTGGCATCGGTGGGCGATGTGGACATCGACGGATCGGTCGATCTCGCCGAGTACAAGCAGGCTTTCGCGGAAGGCCTGCTGGTGACCGAGGAATCATTCGACCAGGGCTATCGACCGTTCCTCTCGGCGATCATGGCGATCGCCGACGGCGACGGCGACGGCAAACTGAATGCCGAGGACTACGCCCGCTGGACGGGGGCGCTCATGCACCTGCCTGCCGGCGATGCCCGCGAAATCCACCGCAGGCTCGACACCGACGGCGACGGCTTCGTCACCACCGAGGATCTGCTGCAAGCCATCCACGACTATTACTTCGACGAGAACCCGGAAGGTGTCGGCAGCTGGTTGCTCGGCAAACTTCGCGGCTGA
- a CDS encoding NAD(P)-dependent oxidoreductase gives MRILLAGATGTISSALIPLLRSAGHTVLGLTRTAAGGHRLAESGVRPVVADILDAAALRNAVAGLRADAVVHQATALTRTPTRHRDLYATDELRDKGTRNLLRAAETVGARQFVTQSFFLGYGWCDHGPAPLSEDHPFAPLGHGPFETHMRSLRSNEEQVLGYGGIALRYGLFYGPEPATFGMMDSLRRRRLPVPREPGTLHPIHIADAASATLAALARGRPGEAYNIADREPVDMGDYLDALAAVADAPPPRRIPGWLLRATPYLHALLVSSRIRLDTAKAERELGWSPAYPTYREGLPPLGAAHAPNER, from the coding sequence ATGAGGATCCTGCTCGCCGGCGCGACCGGAACGATCAGCTCCGCTTTGATCCCTCTGTTGCGGTCGGCCGGCCATACCGTGCTCGGCCTCACCCGAACAGCCGCCGGCGGCCATCGCCTCGCCGAGTCCGGTGTTCGTCCGGTGGTCGCGGACATCCTGGACGCCGCTGCGCTACGCAACGCCGTCGCGGGTCTGCGTGCGGACGCGGTGGTCCACCAGGCCACCGCGCTCACCAGGACACCGACCCGGCATCGGGACCTGTACGCCACCGACGAACTGCGTGACAAGGGCACGCGCAATCTGCTGCGGGCGGCGGAAACCGTCGGCGCCCGGCAATTCGTGACACAGTCGTTCTTCCTCGGCTACGGCTGGTGCGACCACGGCCCGGCTCCGCTCAGCGAGGATCATCCTTTCGCGCCCCTCGGTCACGGCCCATTCGAGACCCATATGCGCTCACTGCGCTCCAACGAGGAACAGGTGCTCGGATACGGAGGTATCGCACTGCGCTACGGCTTGTTCTACGGGCCGGAACCGGCCACCTTCGGGATGATGGACAGCCTCCGCCGCCGCAGGCTGCCGGTGCCGCGCGAACCCGGGACCCTGCACCCGATACACATCGCCGACGCCGCTTCCGCGACCCTCGCGGCCTTGGCACGTGGCCGGCCAGGCGAGGCGTACAACATCGCCGACCGGGAGCCGGTCGATATGGGCGACTACCTCGATGCTCTCGCGGCCGTGGCCGATGCCCCGCCGCCACGCCGCATCCCCGGGTGGCTGCTACGAGCGACACCTTATCTGCACGCCCTGCTGGTGAGCAGTCGCATCCGACTGGACACCGCCAAAGCCGAACGCGAACTCGGCTGGTCCCCCGCCTACCCGACGTATCGGGAGGGCCTGCCCCCTCTCGGTGCCGCGCACGCGCCGAACGAACGCTGA
- a CDS encoding MarR family transcriptional regulator — translation MEVEPTLSFDLHVLTARLDRAADRILRAEHGVSYSRFLALTFVGELGASTQRTLADRLGVTEPSVSRMAAVLSADGLLDVRPDPGGGRSRRLSLTGKGQELVAAAQRGLEERLAAVVAESGVPYDEYARHTARLLATFERLESLT, via the coding sequence ATGGAGGTGGAACCGACTCTGAGCTTCGACCTGCACGTGCTCACCGCCCGTCTGGATCGAGCGGCGGACCGCATTCTGCGAGCCGAGCACGGCGTGTCCTACAGCCGCTTTCTGGCATTGACGTTCGTGGGCGAGTTGGGAGCCTCGACGCAGCGGACTCTTGCCGACCGGCTCGGTGTGACGGAACCGTCGGTCAGTCGCATGGCGGCGGTCCTCTCCGCCGACGGGCTGCTCGACGTGCGCCCCGACCCGGGAGGCGGACGAAGCCGCCGGCTCAGTCTCACCGGCAAAGGGCAGGAGCTGGTAGCCGCGGCCCAGCGCGGCCTCGAAGAGCGGTTGGCGGCAGTCGTCGCCGAAAGCGGCGTGCCCTACGACGAATACGCGCGGCACACCGCGCGATTGCTGGCCACCTTCGAGCGCTTGGAGTCCCTCACATGA
- a CDS encoding alpha/beta hydrolase → MNADVPVTPAMQRSVVSTDGTPIGYRTMGSGPGVIVIGGSLFTAQDYLPLASALAESCTVHLLERRGRGASGPLGEDYLLRKEVDDVLAVHAETGARLAFGHSYGGLVVLETERSSPVFDRVVLYEPGVPGGQVATGWMAPYRERLAAGGPYAAFAYFIQGSGGAPGFVARLPHWYLRTALRIGLRGRRWQRMRPLLAANLAEHEQLAAQHDRLHEFADLTTATLILRGTRTPSTTRTELDVLARTLPHATVDTIDGLDHFGPEGKSGSIVAERAAGFLLER, encoded by the coding sequence ATGAATGCCGACGTACCGGTCACACCGGCCATGCAGCGCTCGGTCGTCTCGACAGACGGCACACCGATCGGCTACCGAACCATGGGCAGCGGGCCGGGAGTGATCGTGATCGGCGGCTCACTGTTCACCGCGCAGGACTATCTACCGTTGGCATCGGCACTGGCCGAGTCCTGCACGGTGCATCTCCTCGAACGACGCGGACGCGGCGCGAGCGGGCCACTCGGGGAGGACTACCTCTTGCGAAAGGAAGTGGACGACGTGCTCGCCGTGCACGCTGAAACCGGCGCGCGGCTGGCGTTCGGACACAGCTATGGCGGACTCGTCGTTCTCGAGACGGAACGGTCGTCACCGGTGTTCGACCGCGTCGTGCTCTACGAGCCGGGGGTACCCGGCGGCCAGGTAGCCACCGGATGGATGGCCCCCTACCGTGAGCGGCTGGCCGCGGGCGGCCCCTACGCCGCCTTCGCCTACTTCATCCAGGGATCCGGTGGCGCGCCGGGATTCGTTGCCAGGCTGCCCCACTGGTATCTGCGCACCGCGTTACGCATCGGACTCCGCGGGCGGCGATGGCAGCGAATGCGGCCGCTGCTCGCAGCCAACCTGGCCGAACACGAGCAATTGGCCGCGCAGCACGACCGGCTGCACGAGTTCGCCGACCTCACCACCGCGACCTTGATCCTTCGCGGAACTCGCACGCCGTCGACAACGCGTACAGAACTCGACGTCCTTGCCCGCACACTCCCCCACGCCACCGTCGACACCATCGACGGACTCGACCACTTCGGACCGGAGGGCAAGTCGGGATCAATCGTTGCGGAACGGGCGGCGGGCTTCCTCCTCGAACGTTGA
- a CDS encoding MerR family transcriptional regulator: MLIGEVSRRSGVSTRMLRHYDALGLVKPTLRTSGGYREYSADDIRRLFHVECLRTLGLSLNEAKRALDEPGFAPAELVGELIRHTRARIASEEELLRKLERVDAAAPAQWGDVLGIVTLLHALESESGARRQQAVLSQNERTSLPVEALVEAALSEDDPNVAGALRWSLARAAGEGLKDLAVGLDSGAVEVRRRATVAIAAVPAAEATMLLRRALDDRDATVRDRAALALGSRRVAEAMPALLEMVVEGRSDVEAAEMLGLLAQDAACADDIVRAMRDRLDNTVDAPTRLRITQALAEVAGTAAREALIALTADDDRTIAATASAILRSRPPEIEFTDSLGRLSTFEEEARRPFRND, encoded by the coding sequence ATGTTGATCGGTGAGGTTTCGCGGCGTTCCGGCGTCAGCACCCGCATGCTGCGCCACTACGACGCGTTGGGTCTGGTGAAACCGACGCTCCGCACATCCGGTGGTTACCGTGAATACTCCGCCGACGACATCCGTCGCCTCTTCCACGTCGAGTGCCTCAGGACTCTCGGGCTGTCGCTGAACGAAGCCAAGCGGGCGCTGGACGAACCCGGTTTCGCTCCGGCCGAATTGGTGGGAGAGCTCATCCGGCACACGCGAGCGCGGATCGCGTCCGAGGAGGAACTGCTCAGGAAGCTCGAGCGCGTCGACGCGGCCGCGCCCGCGCAGTGGGGGGACGTCCTTGGCATCGTCACGTTGTTGCACGCGCTGGAATCGGAGTCCGGAGCCCGCCGTCAGCAAGCGGTGCTGTCGCAGAACGAGCGCACGTCGCTGCCGGTCGAAGCCCTGGTCGAGGCGGCGCTGTCGGAGGACGACCCGAATGTCGCCGGAGCGCTGCGGTGGTCGTTGGCGAGGGCGGCCGGTGAGGGGTTGAAGGACCTGGCCGTCGGTCTGGATTCGGGGGCGGTCGAGGTCCGGCGGCGGGCGACTGTCGCGATAGCGGCAGTGCCCGCCGCGGAGGCGACGATGCTGCTGAGGAGGGCTCTGGACGACCGCGACGCGACGGTGCGAGACCGCGCTGCCCTGGCTCTGGGCTCCCGGCGTGTCGCCGAGGCGATGCCTGCCCTGCTCGAGATGGTCGTCGAGGGGCGGTCCGATGTCGAGGCCGCCGAGATGCTGGGATTGTTGGCGCAGGACGCGGCCTGTGCCGACGACATCGTCCGGGCGATGCGGGACCGGCTCGACAACACTGTCGACGCCCCGACACGTCTGCGGATCACGCAGGCGCTCGCCGAGGTTGCGGGCACCGCGGCACGGGAAGCCCTCATAGCGCTGACTGCCGACGACGACCGGACGATCGCGGCGACCGCCTCCGCGATTCTGCGCTCGAGACCGCCCGAAATCGAGTTCACAGATTCGCTCGGACGTCTCTCAACGTTCGAGGAGGAAGCCCGCCGCCCGTTCCGCAACGATTGA
- a CDS encoding HEAT repeat domain-containing protein, with protein MVVVNTTNHGEPDARLVDALADTDSSARLRAALSAGTLGDPRLVEILVARCAVEPDFFVRDMLTWALCRLPPEITVPRLLAELGSGIAQARSQALHTLSKIGDRSAWPAVSRLLHDEHDEVAQSAWRAGVVLVAPGEEGELAADMATALGRGDHDVQLSLSRALAALGEAAAPVLVAAMANPDPRVRAHAEATEGLRRDPDSGFTLSVEMAKRVAATGPDV; from the coding sequence GTGGTTGTCGTGAATACAACCAACCACGGCGAGCCGGATGCTCGCCTTGTCGACGCTCTCGCCGACACTGATTCGTCGGCTCGGCTGCGGGCGGCGCTATCGGCAGGCACGCTGGGCGATCCCCGTCTCGTGGAGATCCTCGTCGCCCGGTGTGCCGTCGAACCGGATTTCTTCGTCCGGGACATGCTGACCTGGGCGTTGTGCCGGTTGCCCCCCGAGATCACGGTACCGAGGCTGCTCGCCGAACTCGGGTCCGGCATCGCCCAGGCCCGCAGTCAGGCGCTGCACACCCTGTCGAAGATCGGCGATCGGAGTGCCTGGCCCGCGGTGTCGAGACTGCTGCACGACGAACACGACGAGGTCGCGCAAAGCGCCTGGCGGGCCGGCGTGGTGCTCGTTGCGCCCGGCGAGGAGGGCGAGCTCGCCGCCGATATGGCGACCGCGCTCGGACGGGGTGACCACGATGTGCAGCTCAGTCTGAGCCGCGCACTGGCGGCGCTCGGAGAGGCCGCCGCGCCGGTTCTGGTTGCCGCGATGGCGAATCCGGATCCACGCGTTCGCGCGCATGCGGAGGCCACCGAGGGGCTGCGTCGTGACCCCGACAGCGGGTTCACCCTCTCGGTGGAAATGGCCAAGCGCGTCGCCGCGACCGGTCCGGACGTATAA
- a CDS encoding SGNH/GDSL hydrolase family protein has product MGDSQTEGVGDRDDQGGLRGLADRFAELLAAINPDLRYANLAVRGKLARQVHAEQLGAALALRPDLVTVVAGINDLLRPGFDADEVAGHLDAMFAALTAHGAVVATLTFPDVTRITPLVRPIGGRVIALNHRIRACAQRHGVIVAETTPHAVVTDPRLWSPDRLHASPIGHQRIADALAHALRLPGADDRWTSPLQPALPERGVLAVAANELRWAATFLGPWLGRRLTGRSSGDGRTAKRPDLLPVCDRTAAATAATTDR; this is encoded by the coding sequence ATGGGCGACAGCCAGACCGAAGGCGTCGGCGATCGCGACGACCAAGGCGGCTTACGTGGTCTGGCCGATCGCTTCGCCGAACTGCTCGCCGCGATCAATCCGGATTTGCGCTACGCCAACCTCGCCGTTCGCGGCAAACTCGCTCGACAGGTCCACGCAGAACAGCTCGGGGCCGCCCTCGCATTACGGCCGGACCTGGTCACCGTGGTCGCCGGAATCAACGACCTGCTGCGCCCGGGATTCGACGCCGACGAGGTCGCCGGACACCTCGATGCCATGTTCGCGGCGCTCACCGCCCACGGCGCCGTGGTGGCCACGCTGACCTTCCCCGACGTCACGCGCATCACCCCGCTGGTGCGTCCGATCGGCGGCCGGGTCATCGCACTCAACCATCGCATCCGCGCATGCGCCCAACGGCACGGCGTCATCGTCGCCGAAACGACCCCCCACGCCGTCGTCACCGATCCCCGCCTGTGGAGCCCCGATCGGCTGCACGCGAGCCCGATCGGCCATCAACGCATCGCCGACGCTCTCGCCCACGCGCTGCGGCTGCCCGGCGCCGACGACCGTTGGACCAGCCCGTTGCAACCGGCGCTGCCCGAGCGCGGTGTGTTGGCCGTGGCGGCGAACGAGCTGCGCTGGGCGGCGACTTTCCTCGGCCCTTGGCTGGGGCGACGGCTGACCGGGCGGTCTTCCGGCGACGGCCGTACCGCCAAACGCCCCGACCTGCTGCCGGTTTGCGACCGCACGGCCGCTGCGACTGCCGCGACCACGGACCGGTGA